In Pseudomonas fluorescens, a genomic segment contains:
- a CDS encoding glucan biosynthesis protein G, translated as MIVSPCNAPKLSAKRLRNALVTGSALFCLFGAGQLWAFSLDDVSAKAKELAGQKYEAPRSNLPNEFREMKFADYQKIRFRNEKAEWADQNTPFKLSFYHQGMHFDTPVKINEVTADSVQEIKYDASRFDFGDVKVDPKATEQLGYAGFRVLYPINKGDKQDEIMTMLGASYFRVVGKDQVYGLSARGMAIDTALPSGEEFPRFTEFWIERPKPGDKHLVIFALLDSPRATGAYRLILRPGTDTVVDVKSQMFLRDKVSKLGVAPLTSMFLFGANQPSKVLNYRRELHDSSGLSIHAGNGEWIWRPLNNPKHLSVSNFTVENPRGFGLLQRGRNFSHYEDLDDNYDKRPSAWIEPEGDWGKGSVDLVEIPTADETNDNIVAFWSPAELPEVGKPLDVAYRLHWTLDDAAFHSPDSAWVKQTLRSTGDVKQSNLIRQPDGSVAYLIDFEGPSLKKLLPDAPVRSQVSVGDNAELVENSVRYNEHTKGWRLTLRMKIKDPGKPTEMRASLVQDIVQPEPEQVSTQVLKADKVLAKQHEKQAKKDAKDKDAKQPEAAPATPEPIKTEQVLTETWSYQLPADE; from the coding sequence GTGATTGTTAGTCCCTGTAATGCACCAAAATTGTCTGCCAAACGGTTACGAAACGCACTGGTGACGGGCTCCGCCCTGTTTTGCCTGTTCGGCGCGGGTCAACTGTGGGCATTCAGTCTGGACGATGTGTCGGCCAAGGCAAAAGAGCTGGCCGGGCAGAAATACGAAGCTCCGCGCAGCAATCTGCCGAACGAATTCCGCGAAATGAAATTCGCGGACTACCAGAAGATTCGTTTCCGCAACGAAAAAGCCGAGTGGGCCGATCAGAACACCCCGTTCAAACTGTCCTTCTATCACCAGGGTATGCACTTCGATACACCGGTGAAAATCAACGAAGTCACCGCTGACAGCGTCCAGGAAATCAAGTACGACGCGTCGCGTTTCGATTTTGGCGACGTCAAGGTTGATCCCAAGGCCACCGAACAGCTCGGTTATGCCGGTTTCCGTGTGCTGTACCCGATCAACAAGGGCGACAAGCAAGACGAAATCATGACCATGCTCGGCGCCAGCTATTTCCGCGTCGTGGGCAAGGACCAGGTGTATGGCCTGTCCGCCCGTGGCATGGCGATCGATACCGCGCTGCCGTCCGGCGAAGAATTCCCGCGTTTCACCGAGTTCTGGATCGAACGTCCAAAGCCGGGTGACAAGCACCTGGTGATCTTCGCCCTGCTGGATTCGCCCCGCGCCACCGGCGCCTACCGCCTGATCCTGCGCCCGGGCACCGACACCGTGGTCGACGTCAAGTCCCAGATGTTCCTGCGCGACAAAGTCAGCAAGCTGGGGGTTGCCCCGTTGACTTCCATGTTCCTGTTTGGCGCCAACCAGCCATCCAAGGTCCTGAACTACCGTCGCGAACTGCACGATTCCAGCGGCCTGTCGATCCATGCCGGTAATGGCGAGTGGATCTGGCGCCCGCTGAACAACCCTAAACACCTGTCGGTCAGCAACTTCACCGTGGAGAACCCGCGTGGGTTCGGCCTGCTGCAACGCGGCCGCAACTTCAGCCACTACGAAGACCTGGACGACAACTACGACAAGCGCCCAAGCGCCTGGATCGAGCCTGAAGGCGACTGGGGCAAGGGTTCCGTCGACCTGGTCGAGATTCCGACCGCCGATGAAACCAACGACAACATCGTAGCGTTCTGGAGCCCGGCCGAACTGCCGGAAGTCGGCAAGCCGCTGGATGTTGCCTACCGCCTGCACTGGACCCTGGACGACGCCGCGTTCCATTCGCCGGACAGCGCCTGGGTCAAGCAGACCCTGCGTTCGACCGGTGACGTGAAACAATCCAACCTGATCCGTCAGCCCGACGGCAGCGTGGCGTACCTGATCGATTTCGAGGGCCCGTCCCTGAAGAAACTGCTGCCGGACGCGCCGGTGCGCAGCCAGGTGAGTGTGGGTGACAACGCTGAGCTGGTTGAAAACAGCGTGCGCTACAACGAGCACACCAAAGGCTGGCGCCTGACCCTGCGCATGAAGATCAAGGATCCCGGAAAACCCACCGAGATGCGTGCGTCCCTGGTGCAGGACATCGTGCAGCCTGAGCCTGAGCAGGTTTCGACCCAAGTGCTCAAGGCCGACAAGGTCCTGGCCAAGCAGCACGAGAAACAGGCCAAGAAAGACGCGAAAGACAAGGACGCCAAGCAGCCAGAAGCTGCCCCAGCCACACCGGAGCCGATCAAGACCGAGCAAGTCCTGACCGAAACCTGGAGCTATCAGTTGCCTGCCGATGAGTAA
- the hutI gene encoding imidazolonepropionase, with amino-acid sequence MKTLWQHCHVATMAQGKYSIIEDAAMVTVGSLIEWIGPRSQVPTLDYAQVHDLQGAWVTPGLIDCHTHTVFGGNRSGEFEQRLEGVSYAEIAAQGGGIASTVRATRAASEDELFESSRKRLCSLLRDGVTTVEIKSGYGLDLASERKLLRVIRRLGDALPVSVRATCLAAHALPPEYKDRADDYIDHICTEMLPALAAEGLVDAVDAFCEYLAFSPEQVERVFKVARQLGLPVKLHAEQLSSLHGSSLAARYQALSADHLEFMTEDDAIAMAASGTVAVLLPGAFYFLRETQLPPMDALRRHGVKIAIASDLNPGTSPALSVRLMLNMACTLFRMTPEEALAGATQHAATALGMGDTHGSLEVGKVADFVAWQIDRPADLAYWLGGELDKRVVRHGVDINV; translated from the coding sequence ATGAAAACCCTTTGGCAGCACTGCCACGTTGCAACCATGGCCCAAGGCAAATACTCGATCATCGAGGATGCCGCGATGGTCACCGTGGGTTCGCTTATCGAGTGGATCGGCCCGCGCAGCCAAGTGCCCACGCTGGACTATGCCCAGGTGCATGACCTGCAAGGCGCCTGGGTGACTCCCGGGCTGATCGACTGCCACACCCACACAGTGTTCGGCGGCAACCGCAGTGGCGAATTCGAGCAGCGCCTTGAAGGCGTGAGCTATGCCGAGATCGCCGCCCAGGGCGGCGGTATCGCCAGCACCGTGCGCGCCACGCGCGCCGCCAGCGAAGACGAATTGTTCGAAAGCAGCCGCAAGCGCCTGTGCAGTTTGCTGCGCGATGGCGTGACCACGGTGGAGATCAAATCCGGCTACGGCCTGGACCTGGCCAGCGAACGCAAGTTGCTGAGGGTGATTCGCCGCCTCGGTGATGCGCTGCCGGTCAGCGTGCGCGCCACCTGCCTGGCGGCCCACGCCTTGCCACCGGAGTACAAGGACCGCGCCGACGACTACATCGATCACATCTGCACCGAGATGCTGCCGGCGCTGGCCGCCGAAGGGCTGGTGGACGCGGTGGATGCCTTCTGCGAATACCTGGCGTTTTCGCCCGAACAAGTCGAGCGCGTGTTTAAAGTCGCCCGGCAACTCGGCCTACCGGTCAAGCTGCACGCCGAGCAACTGTCATCGCTGCACGGTTCGAGCCTGGCGGCGCGTTACCAGGCGCTGTCGGCGGATCACCTGGAGTTCATGACCGAAGACGACGCCATCGCCATGGCCGCGTCCGGTACCGTCGCAGTCTTGCTGCCGGGGGCGTTCTACTTCCTGCGCGAAACCCAGTTGCCGCCCATGGATGCCTTGCGCAGGCACGGCGTGAAAATCGCCATCGCCAGTGACCTCAACCCCGGTACCTCGCCGGCGTTGTCGGTGCGGTTGATGCTGAACATGGCCTGCACCCTGTTCCGCATGACCCCGGAAGAAGCCCTGGCCGGCGCCACGCAACACGCGGCCACCGCCCTGGGCATGGGCGATACCCATGGCTCGCTGGAAGTGGGCAAGGTTGCCGACTTTGTGGCCTGGCAGATCGATCGCCCCGCCGACCTGGCCTATTGGCTGGGCGGCGAGCTGGATAAACGCGTCGTGCGCCACGGCGTCGATATCAATGTTTAA
- the hutG gene encoding N-formylglutamate deformylase, protein MDKVLSFKQGRVPLLISMPHAGLRLTPAVEAGLIPEAQSLPDTDWHIPTLYDFAEELGASTLAAQYSRFVIDLNRPSDDKPLYAGATTGLYPATLFDGVPLFREGLEPSATERANYLQKVWGPYHRTLQEELARLKAEFGYALLFDAHSIRSVIPHLFDGKLPDFNLGTFNGAACDPELASQLEAICATYPQYTHVLNGRFKGGHITRHYGNPAQDIHAVQLELCQSTYMEEFEPFRYRPDLAEPTRVVLKQLLQGLLAWGKQRYSK, encoded by the coding sequence GTGGATAAGGTTCTGAGCTTCAAACAAGGCCGCGTGCCGCTGCTCATCAGCATGCCCCACGCCGGGTTGCGCCTCACGCCCGCGGTCGAAGCCGGTTTGATCCCCGAGGCGCAAAGCCTGCCGGACACCGACTGGCACATTCCGACCCTGTATGACTTTGCCGAGGAACTGGGCGCCAGCACCTTGGCGGCGCAGTACTCGCGATTTGTCATCGACCTCAACCGGCCGTCCGACGACAAGCCGCTGTACGCCGGCGCCACCACCGGCCTGTACCCGGCGACGCTGTTCGATGGCGTGCCGTTGTTCCGTGAAGGGCTGGAACCGAGCGCGACCGAACGCGCCAACTACCTGCAAAAGGTCTGGGGCCCGTACCACCGCACACTGCAAGAGGAGCTGGCCCGCCTCAAGGCTGAGTTCGGCTATGCGCTGCTGTTCGATGCGCATTCGATCCGCTCGGTAATCCCCCACCTGTTCGACGGCAAGCTGCCGGACTTCAACCTGGGCACCTTCAACGGCGCCGCCTGTGATCCGGAACTGGCCAGCCAGCTCGAGGCCATCTGTGCCACTTATCCACAGTACACCCACGTCTTGAACGGGCGCTTCAAGGGCGGCCATATCACCCGCCATTACGGCAACCCGGCGCAGGATATCCACGCCGTGCAGCTGGAGTTGTGCCAGAGCACCTATATGGAAGAGTTCGAGCCGTTCCGCTATCGCCCGGATCTGGCCGAACCGACGCGGGTGGTGTTGAAGCAGTTGCTGCAGGGGCTGCTAGCGTGGGGGAAACAGCGTTATTCAAAGTAA
- a CDS encoding quaternary amine ABC transporter ATP-binding protein: protein MTTVSKIEVKNVFKIFGARSKEALSLIGQGKTKDQVLAETGCVVGVNDLSLSIGTGEIFVIMGLSGSGKSTLVRHFNRLIDPTSGAILVDGEDILQLDMDALRQFRRHKISMVFQSFGLLPHKSVLDNVAYGLKVRGETKQVCTERAQHWVETVGLKGYENKYPHQLSGGMRQRVGLARALAADTDIILMDEAFSALDPLIRAEMQDQLLELQKTLHKTIVFITHDLDEAVRIGNRIAILKDGKLIQVGTPREILHSPADEYVDRFVQRRAAVV from the coding sequence ATGACTACTGTCAGCAAAATCGAAGTAAAAAACGTCTTCAAGATCTTCGGCGCCCGCTCCAAGGAGGCGCTGTCGTTGATCGGCCAGGGCAAGACCAAGGATCAAGTGCTGGCCGAGACCGGTTGCGTGGTCGGCGTTAACGATTTGTCCCTGAGCATCGGTACCGGCGAGATCTTCGTGATCATGGGTCTGTCGGGCTCGGGCAAATCCACGCTGGTGCGCCACTTCAATCGCCTGATCGACCCCACCAGCGGTGCGATCCTGGTCGACGGTGAAGACATCCTGCAACTGGACATGGACGCCCTGCGCCAATTCCGTCGGCACAAGATCAGCATGGTGTTCCAGAGCTTCGGCCTGTTGCCCCACAAGAGCGTGCTCGACAACGTCGCCTATGGCCTCAAGGTGCGCGGCGAAACCAAGCAAGTCTGTACCGAACGCGCACAGCACTGGGTCGAAACCGTGGGCCTCAAGGGCTACGAAAACAAATACCCGCACCAGCTCTCCGGCGGTATGCGCCAACGTGTGGGCCTGGCCCGCGCCCTGGCGGCCGACACCGACATCATCCTGATGGACGAAGCCTTCAGCGCCCTCGACCCGCTGATTCGCGCCGAGATGCAGGACCAGTTGCTCGAGCTGCAAAAGACCCTGCACAAGACCATCGTATTCATCACCCACGACCTCGACGAGGCCGTGCGTATCGGTAACCGCATCGCGATCCTCAAGGACGGCAAGCTGATCCAGGTCGGCACGCCGCGGGAGATCCTGCACTCGCCGGCGGATGAGTATGTGGATCGGTTTGTTCAGCGGCGGGCGGCGGTGGTCTGA
- the dtd gene encoding D-aminoacyl-tRNA deacylase, whose amino-acid sequence MKGLLQRVRGARVEVAGEIVGAIDQGLLVLVAVEPSDTRESADKLLHKLLNYRVFSDDEGKMNRSLRDIGGGLLLVSQFTLAADTRSGLRPSFSTAAPPALGAALFEHLLSQAQQLHGTVASGRFGADMQVHLVNDGPVTFLLQT is encoded by the coding sequence ATGAAGGGCCTGTTGCAGCGGGTGCGTGGCGCCCGTGTCGAAGTCGCAGGCGAAATCGTAGGGGCGATCGACCAGGGTTTGCTGGTGCTGGTGGCCGTTGAGCCATCGGATACACGCGAGAGTGCCGACAAACTCCTGCACAAGCTGCTTAACTACCGGGTATTCAGCGACGACGAGGGCAAGATGAACCGTTCGCTGAGGGATATCGGCGGCGGTTTGCTGCTGGTGTCGCAGTTCACCCTGGCGGCCGACACCAGGAGCGGGCTGCGGCCAAGCTTCTCCACGGCGGCGCCTCCCGCCTTGGGAGCGGCGCTTTTTGAGCACTTGTTGTCACAAGCGCAACAATTGCATGGCACGGTGGCGTCGGGGCGTTTTGGTGCGGATATGCAGGTGCATTTGGTCAATGATGGCCCTGTGACCTTCCTCCTACAGACATGA
- the hutH gene encoding histidine ammonia-lyase: protein MSQAAKIIIADTPLRWQDVVAVARHGAVLQLSGQAWARIDNAQAIVQRIVTSGERAYGVNTGLGALCNVSLEGEQLSQLSRNTLLSHACGVGPVLSDEQTRAIICAAVINYSHGKSGLHPQVVHSLLALLNHGITPQVPSQGSVGYLTHMAHVGVALLGVGHVSYRGQVVPAQQALDQEGLQPVVLGAKDGLCLVNGTPCMTGLSCLALADAHHLLQWADVIGAMSFEALRGQIDAFDEEIIALKPHPGMQQVGINLRALLDGSEVIASSKGIRTQDALSIRSIPQIHGAARDQLEHATRQIETELNSATDNPLVLGTPDNYRVVSQANPHGQSVALAADMLAIAMAEIGSVAERRLDRLINPHVSGLPAFLVSNPGVNSGMMIVQYVAASLCGQNRQLAQPAVLDNFVTSGLQEDHLSMGTNAALKLHQVLANVTQILAIEYLLAAQAFEFLKGQRFGAGTDSAWRLLREHVPPYEQDRWLAPDIATAAALLKNTALLHPVFPELH from the coding sequence ATGTCCCAGGCAGCAAAAATCATCATCGCCGACACCCCCCTGCGCTGGCAGGACGTGGTCGCCGTCGCCCGTCACGGCGCGGTGCTCCAACTCTCCGGCCAGGCCTGGGCGCGGATCGACAATGCCCAGGCCATCGTGCAGCGCATCGTCACCAGCGGCGAACGCGCCTACGGCGTGAACACCGGGCTGGGCGCGTTGTGCAACGTGTCGCTTGAGGGCGAGCAACTGAGCCAGTTGTCGCGCAATACCCTGTTGAGCCACGCCTGTGGCGTCGGCCCGGTACTCAGCGACGAGCAGACCCGCGCGATCATCTGTGCGGCCGTCATCAACTACAGCCACGGCAAATCCGGCCTGCATCCGCAGGTGGTGCATTCGCTGCTGGCGCTGCTCAACCACGGCATCACGCCGCAAGTACCGTCCCAGGGCTCGGTGGGTTATCTGACCCATATGGCCCATGTCGGTGTGGCGCTGCTGGGCGTCGGTCATGTGAGCTATCGCGGTCAGGTCGTCCCGGCGCAACAGGCCCTGGACCAAGAAGGTTTGCAGCCGGTGGTACTCGGCGCCAAGGACGGCCTGTGCCTGGTCAACGGCACGCCGTGCATGACCGGCCTGAGTTGCCTGGCCCTGGCCGATGCTCACCACCTGCTGCAATGGGCCGATGTGATCGGCGCCATGAGTTTCGAGGCCCTGCGTGGCCAGATCGATGCGTTCGACGAAGAAATCATTGCCCTCAAGCCTCACCCCGGCATGCAGCAGGTCGGTATCAACCTGCGCGCGTTGCTCGATGGCAGTGAAGTGATCGCCAGCAGCAAAGGCATCCGCACCCAGGACGCCTTGAGCATCCGCTCGATCCCGCAGATCCACGGTGCGGCGCGCGATCAGCTGGAGCACGCGACCCGCCAGATCGAGACCGAACTCAACAGCGCCACCGACAACCCACTGGTACTCGGTACGCCGGACAACTACCGCGTAGTGTCCCAGGCCAACCCTCACGGGCAGTCCGTGGCGCTGGCTGCCGATATGCTCGCCATCGCCATGGCCGAAATCGGCTCGGTGGCCGAGCGCCGTCTCGACCGCCTGATCAACCCCCACGTCAGCGGCCTGCCGGCGTTTCTGGTGAGCAACCCCGGGGTCAACTCCGGGATGATGATCGTGCAGTACGTCGCCGCTTCGTTGTGCGGGCAAAACCGCCAGCTGGCGCAACCGGCGGTACTCGACAACTTCGTCACGTCGGGCCTGCAGGAAGACCATTTGAGCATGGGCACCAATGCCGCGCTCAAGCTGCACCAGGTGCTGGCCAACGTCACTCAGATCCTCGCCATCGAGTACCTGCTGGCGGCCCAGGCATTCGAATTCCTCAAGGGCCAGCGCTTCGGCGCGGGCACCGACAGCGCCTGGCGCCTGTTGCGTGAACACGTGCCACCGTACGAGCAGGATCGCTGGCTGGCGCCGGACATCGCCACCGCCGCCGCGCTGCTCAAGAACACCGCTTTGCTGCACCCGGTTTTTCCCGAATTGCACTGA
- a CDS encoding ABC transporter permease, with product MFPESFTFSIADWVNGWVDSLVTNYGDVFRHISDTLLWAIVNLEGLLRAAPWWLMLAIVGGVAWHATRKALTTAVIVGLLFLVGAVGLWDKLMQTLALMMVATVISVLIGIPLGILSARSNRLRSVLMPLLDIMQTMPSFVYLIPVLMLFGLGKVPAIFATVIYAAPPLIRLTDLGIRQVDGEVMEAINAFGANRWQQLFGVQLPLALPSIMAGINQTTMMALSMVVIASMIGARGLGEDVLVGIQTLNVGRGLEAGLAIVILAVVIDRITQAYGRPRHEASK from the coding sequence ATGTTTCCTGAGAGTTTTACGTTTTCCATTGCCGACTGGGTCAACGGTTGGGTGGACTCACTGGTCACCAATTACGGCGATGTGTTCCGGCACATCTCCGACACCCTGCTGTGGGCCATCGTCAACCTGGAAGGGTTGCTGCGTGCAGCTCCCTGGTGGCTGATGCTGGCCATCGTCGGCGGTGTTGCCTGGCATGCCACCCGCAAGGCGCTGACCACGGCGGTGATCGTCGGCTTGCTGTTCCTGGTGGGCGCGGTCGGCCTGTGGGACAAGCTGATGCAGACCCTGGCGCTGATGATGGTCGCCACGGTGATCTCGGTGCTGATCGGCATTCCGCTGGGCATTTTGTCGGCACGCAGCAATCGCCTGCGTTCGGTGCTGATGCCGCTGCTCGATATCATGCAAACCATGCCCAGCTTCGTGTACCTGATCCCGGTGCTGATGCTGTTCGGCCTGGGCAAGGTGCCGGCGATCTTCGCCACGGTGATCTACGCCGCGCCGCCGCTGATTCGCCTGACCGACCTGGGGATTCGCCAGGTCGACGGCGAAGTCATGGAAGCCATCAACGCCTTTGGTGCCAACCGCTGGCAGCAACTGTTCGGCGTGCAACTGCCGCTGGCCCTGCCGAGCATCATGGCCGGTATCAACCAGACCACCATGATGGCGTTGTCGATGGTGGTGATCGCCTCGATGATCGGCGCCCGTGGCCTGGGCGAAGACGTGCTCGTCGGCATCCAGACCCTCAACGTCGGTCGTGGCCTGGAAGCCGGGCTGGCGATCGTGATTCTCGCAGTGGTCATCGACCGCATTACCCAGGCCTATGGTCGTCCACGGCATGAGGCGAGCAAATGA
- the pip gene encoding prolyl aminopeptidase, translating to MQTWYPQIKPYARHDLAVDAIHTLYVDESGSPEGLPVVFIHGGPGSGCDAQSRCYFDPNLYRIVTFDQRGCGRSTPRASLENNTTWDLVADLERIREHLGIDKWVLFGGSWGSTLALAYAQTHPERVHGLIVRGIFLARPQDIEWFYQAGASRLFPDYWQDYIAPIPADERHDMIAAYHKRLTGNDQIAQMHAAKAWSGWEGRMLGLCPSPQHVERFSEPQRALSIARIECHYFTNNSFLEPNQLIRDMHKIAHLPGVIIHGRYDMICPLDNAWELHQAWPNSELQVIREAGHAASEPGITDALVRATGEMARRLLDLPPEEA from the coding sequence ATGCAGACTTGGTACCCGCAGATCAAACCCTACGCCCGGCACGATCTGGCCGTTGATGCCATTCACACGCTGTATGTCGATGAAAGTGGCTCCCCCGAAGGCTTGCCTGTGGTCTTCATCCACGGTGGCCCAGGCTCAGGTTGCGACGCCCAGAGCCGCTGCTATTTCGATCCGAACCTGTACCGCATCGTCACATTCGACCAACGTGGCTGCGGCCGCTCTACACCCCGCGCCAGCCTGGAAAACAACACCACCTGGGACCTGGTCGCCGACCTCGAGCGCATCCGCGAGCACCTGGGCATCGACAAATGGGTGCTGTTTGGCGGCTCCTGGGGCTCGACCCTGGCCCTGGCCTACGCGCAAACCCACCCCGAGCGCGTGCATGGCCTGATCGTGCGCGGCATTTTCCTCGCCCGCCCGCAGGACATCGAGTGGTTCTACCAGGCCGGCGCCAGCCGCCTGTTCCCGGATTACTGGCAGGACTACATCGCGCCGATTCCTGCCGATGAGCGTCACGACATGATCGCGGCCTATCACAAGCGCCTGACCGGCAACGACCAGATCGCCCAGATGCACGCGGCCAAGGCCTGGTCCGGCTGGGAAGGTCGCATGCTGGGCCTGTGCCCGAGCCCGCAGCATGTGGAGCGTTTCTCCGAGCCGCAACGCGCACTGTCCATTGCGCGTATCGAGTGCCATTACTTCACCAATAATTCCTTCCTGGAGCCCAACCAACTGATTCGCGACATGCATAAGATCGCCCATCTGCCTGGCGTAATCATCCATGGGCGCTACGATATGATCTGCCCTCTGGATAACGCTTGGGAGTTGCATCAGGCGTGGCCCAACAGCGAACTGCAGGTGATCCGCGAGGCTGGCCATGCGGCGTCCGAGCCCGGTATTACGGATGCTTTGGTCCGCGCGACCGGCGAAATGGCGCGACGCCTGCTTGATCTGCCACCAGAAGAAGCATGA
- the hutH gene encoding histidine ammonia-lyase produces the protein MTALNLIPGQLSLAQLRAIYQQPVTLSLDDSASAQIEASVACVEQILAENRTAYGINTGFGLLASTRIASEDLENLQRSLVLSHAAGVGEPISDALVRLVMVLKVNSLSRGFSGIRRQVIDALIALINAEVYPHIPLKGSVGASGDLAPLAHMSLVLLGEGKARHKGEWLEATDALKVAGLTPLTLAAKEGLALLNGTQVSTAYALRGLFEGEDLFAGALACGGLTVEAVLGSRSPFDARIHAARGQRGQIDSAAAYRDLLGDSSQVSQSHQNCDKVQDPYSLRCQPQVMGACLTQFRQAADVLVIEANAVSDNPLVFAAEGDVISGGNFHAEPVAMAADNMALAIAEIGSLSERRISLMMDKHMSQLPPFLVGNGGVNSGFMIAQVTAAALASENKALAHPHSVDSLPTSANQEDHVSMAPAAGKRLWEMAENVRGILAVEWLAACQGLDLREGLKTSPKLEKARGILRAKVAFYDKDRFFAPDIIAASELLASRCLNELVPAKLLPSL, from the coding sequence GTGACTGCGCTAAACCTGATTCCAGGCCAACTGAGCCTCGCCCAACTGCGGGCCATCTACCAGCAGCCGGTAACCCTCAGCCTGGATGACAGTGCCTCGGCCCAGATTGAAGCCAGTGTCGCCTGCGTGGAACAGATTCTCGCCGAGAACCGCACTGCCTACGGCATCAACACCGGTTTCGGCCTGCTGGCCTCGACCCGCATTGCCAGCGAAGACCTGGAAAACCTCCAGCGCTCCTTGGTGCTGTCCCATGCCGCAGGCGTCGGTGAGCCCATCAGCGATGCGCTGGTGCGGCTGGTCATGGTGCTCAAGGTCAACAGCCTGAGCCGTGGCTTTTCCGGGATTCGCCGCCAGGTCATCGACGCACTGATCGCGCTGATCAACGCCGAGGTGTACCCGCATATTCCGCTGAAAGGTTCGGTCGGTGCGTCCGGCGACTTGGCGCCCTTGGCCCATATGTCCCTGGTGCTGCTCGGTGAAGGCAAGGCGCGCCACAAGGGCGAATGGCTGGAGGCGACCGACGCGCTGAAAGTCGCCGGCCTCACACCGCTGACCCTGGCCGCCAAGGAGGGGCTGGCGCTGCTCAACGGCACCCAGGTGTCCACTGCCTACGCCTTGCGCGGCCTGTTCGAAGGTGAAGATCTGTTCGCCGGCGCCCTGGCCTGTGGCGGCCTCACCGTGGAAGCGGTGCTGGGTTCGCGTTCGCCGTTCGATGCGCGAATCCACGCAGCCCGTGGCCAGCGTGGGCAGATCGACTCGGCGGCGGCTTATCGCGACCTGCTCGGCGACAGCAGCCAGGTGTCGCAGTCGCACCAGAATTGCGACAAGGTCCAAGACCCGTACTCCCTGCGCTGCCAGCCACAGGTCATGGGCGCCTGCCTGACCCAGTTCCGCCAGGCCGCCGACGTGCTGGTGATCGAAGCCAACGCCGTGTCAGACAACCCGCTGGTCTTCGCCGCGGAAGGCGACGTGATCTCCGGCGGCAACTTCCACGCCGAACCGGTGGCCATGGCTGCTGACAACATGGCGCTGGCCATCGCTGAAATCGGTTCCCTGAGCGAGCGCCGTATCTCGTTGATGATGGACAAGCACATGTCGCAACTGCCGCCGTTCCTGGTGGGCAATGGCGGGGTGAACTCCGGCTTCATGATTGCCCAGGTGACCGCCGCGGCACTCGCCAGCGAGAACAAGGCGCTGGCCCATCCCCATAGCGTCGACAGCCTGCCGACCTCGGCCAACCAGGAAGACCACGTGTCCATGGCGCCGGCGGCCGGCAAGCGCCTGTGGGAAATGGCCGAGAACGTACGCGGTATCTTGGCGGTTGAATGGCTGGCCGCCTGCCAGGGCCTGGACCTGCGCGAAGGCCTGAAAACCTCGCCGAAACTGGAAAAGGCCCGTGGCATCCTGCGCGCCAAGGTGGCGTTCTACGACAAGGACCGCTTCTTCGCCCCGGACATCATCGCCGCCAGCGAACTGCTCGCCAGCCGCTGCCTGAATGAACTGGTGCCGGCCAAGTTGCTGCCGAGCCTCTAA